One part of the Bacteroidia bacterium genome encodes these proteins:
- a CDS encoding acyl-CoA carboxylase subunit beta, with amino-acid sequence MIKQEDILQQKNEEALLGGGADRIEKQHAKGKLTARERIDLLLDEGSFEEIGKFVTHRSSEFGLENQKILGDGVVTGYGKIHGRLVYIFSQDFTVMGGSLSETYAEKICKIMDLAMKNGAPVIGLNDSGGARIQEGVVSLAGYADIFYRNTRASGVIPQISAVMGPCAGGAVYSPAITDFVMMVENTSYMFVTGPNVVKTVTHEEVTSEELGGAITHGSKSGVSHFTCANEWECIQNIKRLLSYVPQNCEEVPLSIPHEGDPEKAIAELNSIVPEKANQPYDMREVIKLVCDKDSFFEVHKDFAENILTGFARLAGRSIGIIANQPAVLAGVLDINSSTKGARFVRFCDAFNIPLLVFEDVPGFLPGTDQEWNAIITNGAKLLYAFSEATVPRVTVITRKAYGGAYDVMNSKHIGADMNYAWPSAEIAVMGPKGAAEIIFRKEIKNADDPAAKLDEKVEEYTEKFANPYRAAARGFVDEVILPEDTRKKLIRAFEMLENKAEQLPRKKHGNIPL; translated from the coding sequence ATGATCAAGCAGGAAGACATCCTCCAACAGAAGAATGAAGAAGCGCTCCTCGGAGGAGGAGCCGATCGTATCGAGAAGCAACATGCCAAAGGCAAACTCACCGCTCGCGAAAGGATAGACCTTCTCCTTGATGAAGGCAGTTTCGAAGAAATTGGAAAATTCGTTACCCACCGATCCTCAGAGTTTGGCCTCGAAAATCAAAAAATTTTAGGCGATGGAGTCGTAACAGGATATGGAAAAATCCACGGCAGACTGGTCTACATTTTCAGTCAGGATTTTACCGTCATGGGAGGTTCTCTTTCGGAAACCTATGCAGAGAAGATTTGCAAGATCATGGACCTGGCGATGAAAAACGGAGCCCCGGTTATTGGCTTGAATGATTCCGGAGGTGCCAGAATTCAGGAGGGCGTAGTTTCTCTGGCAGGCTATGCAGATATTTTCTACCGAAATACCCGCGCATCAGGAGTAATCCCTCAAATTTCTGCTGTCATGGGACCATGTGCAGGTGGAGCTGTTTATAGTCCTGCGATCACTGACTTTGTGATGATGGTGGAAAACACCTCCTATATGTTCGTAACAGGTCCAAATGTAGTAAAGACCGTTACCCATGAGGAAGTTACCTCCGAAGAGCTGGGGGGGGCTATAACGCATGGAAGCAAGAGTGGTGTCAGCCATTTTACCTGCGCCAATGAATGGGAATGTATCCAGAACATCAAAAGACTCCTGAGTTATGTCCCCCAAAACTGTGAAGAAGTACCTTTGTCTATTCCTCACGAAGGAGATCCTGAAAAAGCCATAGCCGAATTAAATAGTATTGTACCTGAGAAGGCCAACCAGCCCTATGACATGCGGGAGGTAATCAAGCTAGTATGTGATAAGGATTCTTTCTTTGAGGTACATAAAGATTTTGCGGAAAACATCCTGACAGGATTTGCCAGATTGGCAGGTAGGAGTATCGGGATTATCGCCAATCAACCAGCAGTTCTGGCCGGTGTATTGGATATCAACTCTTCAACCAAAGGCGCACGTTTTGTTCGTTTTTGCGATGCTTTTAATATTCCTCTTCTGGTTTTTGAAGATGTACCCGGCTTCCTTCCGGGAACGGATCAGGAATGGAATGCTATTATCACCAATGGAGCCAAATTGCTTTATGCTTTCTCCGAGGCTACCGTTCCCAGAGTAACGGTTATTACCCGTAAAGCATATGGTGGCGCGTATGATGTGATGAACTCCAAGCATATTGGGGCTGATATGAACTATGCCTGGCCCAGCGCTGAGATTGCCGTAATGGGTCCCAAGGGTGCAGCCGAGATCATTTTCCGTAAGGAGATTAAAAATGCAGATGATCCTGCGGCAAAACTGGACGAGAAAGTAGAAGAGTACACTGAAAAATTCGCAAACCCTTATCGGGCTGCAGCCAGAGGTTTTGTGGATGAGGTAATTTTACCGGAAGATACGCGTAAGAAGCTGATTCGGGCCTTTGAGATGCTGGAAAACAAGGCTGAGCAATTGCCGAGAAAAAAGCATGGGAATATTCCTCTCTAG
- a CDS encoding pseudouridine synthase: MIDPAKSKLPPKKTEKKSGPQKEKKPVEPIRLNRFIAQAGVCSRRDADKLISAGEVKVNGEVNTEMGMRVHPFNDVIEYKGKRLRVEKFVYILLNKPKNTITTTDDPQGRKTVLDIVKNTTDERIFPVGRLDRNTTGLLLLSNDGALAKKMTHPSHKVKKIYHVRLNKEVSEEDMEKLLTGIELEDGPAKVDKIDYVIGKERDEVGVEIHIGRNRIVRRMFEHMGYQVVGLDRVSIAHLTKKNLPRGKFRSLSDKEVAFLKMI, translated from the coding sequence GTGATTGACCCTGCTAAAAGCAAGTTGCCTCCCAAAAAGACAGAAAAAAAATCTGGCCCCCAAAAGGAAAAAAAGCCCGTTGAACCGATTCGCCTGAACCGTTTCATCGCGCAGGCAGGCGTTTGCTCCCGCAGAGATGCAGACAAACTTATTTCTGCAGGTGAGGTCAAAGTTAATGGAGAAGTAAATACGGAAATGGGGATGCGCGTCCATCCCTTTAATGATGTCATTGAATATAAAGGCAAACGACTACGGGTTGAAAAATTTGTCTATATCCTCCTCAATAAGCCTAAAAACACCATCACGACCACCGATGACCCTCAGGGTAGGAAAACGGTTCTGGATATTGTAAAAAACACTACAGATGAACGAATTTTTCCTGTAGGCAGACTAGACAGAAATACAACAGGCCTTTTACTATTGTCTAATGATGGTGCATTGGCAAAGAAAATGACGCACCCTTCTCACAAGGTCAAGAAAATCTACCACGTCCGTCTGAATAAAGAAGTAAGCGAAGAAGATATGGAAAAACTTCTAACAGGAATCGAGTTGGAAGATGGACCTGCAAAAGTAGATAAGATTGATTATGTGATTGGAAAGGAAAGAGATGAAGTAGGAGTTGAAATTCATATCGGAAGAAACCGCATTGTCAGACGCATGTTTGAGCATATGGGATATCAGGTGGTAGGTCTCGATCGTGTTTCAATTGCCCACCTGACCAAAAAGAACCTTCCAAGAGGAAAATTCAGAAGCTTGAGCGATAAGGAAGTCGCTTTCCTGAAAATGATTTAG
- the scpB gene encoding SMC-Scp complex subunit ScpB, producing the protein MDPHISNIIESIIFTAEQPVKPDFLLTSLKAREDGNAEDKAASLELKKEQLQEILDALIEKYKDERYPFEIRHIAEGYQFFTKKTYFPFVKKASLQKNKKRLSKAALETLAIVAYRQPITKSELEFIRGVNCDYAVQKLLEKQLLSILGRAEAPGRPLLYGCSPYFMQYFGMKDMSDLPKLKEFEQLEEEHLELFRQHQLDKKEESNEQAKTVEVEAEPKENGEALLEGSGPEETEAPEEQAGD; encoded by the coding sequence TTGGACCCGCACATTAGTAATATCATAGAATCCATCATCTTTACTGCCGAGCAACCGGTAAAGCCAGACTTTCTCCTGACAAGTCTGAAAGCCAGAGAAGATGGAAATGCAGAAGATAAAGCTGCCAGCCTTGAATTGAAGAAAGAGCAATTGCAGGAGATCCTTGATGCTCTTATTGAAAAATACAAGGATGAGCGCTATCCCTTCGAAATCCGCCATATTGCTGAAGGCTATCAGTTCTTTACCAAAAAGACCTATTTCCCCTTTGTCAAAAAGGCCAGCCTTCAAAAAAACAAAAAGCGACTATCCAAAGCTGCTTTAGAAACCCTGGCTATAGTTGCTTATCGCCAACCTATTACCAAGTCGGAATTAGAATTTATCCGTGGGGTAAATTGCGATTATGCTGTTCAAAAACTTCTGGAGAAACAGCTCCTAAGTATTCTTGGACGTGCCGAAGCTCCCGGGCGACCCTTACTATATGGTTGCAGTCCCTATTTTATGCAGTATTTTGGGATGAAAGATATGTCTGATCTTCCCAAGCTCAAAGAGTTTGAGCAACTGGAAGAAGAACATCTGGAACTTTTCCGTCAGCACCAATTAGATAAGAAGGAAGAATCAAATGAGCAAGCGAAAACAGTCGAAGTCGAAGCAGAACCAAAAGAAAACGGAGAAGCCCTTCTGGAAGGAAGTGGGCCAGAAGAAACGGAAGCCCCGGAAGAACAAGCAGGTGATTGA
- a CDS encoding DUF1573 domain-containing protein yields MRNLIVLITLASFVLFSACTQEKAADTSSTVAATSTNTTATPPAPVNAAPVTPPATAAAPAVSWEADGDLHDFGQIPQSVPATHRFEFTNNGDTPLTISNVKPSCGCTAANYTTGSVLPGQKGFVEATYNAASPGVFSKSITVRFGDEFQPINLRLKGEVNTAQ; encoded by the coding sequence ATGCGAAATCTCATTGTTTTAATCACTCTTGCAAGCTTTGTTCTTTTCTCTGCTTGTACGCAGGAAAAAGCTGCTGATACATCTTCCACTGTGGCGGCTACCAGCACAAATACAACTGCAACTCCTCCTGCACCTGTAAATGCAGCACCTGTAACTCCTCCTGCTACCGCTGCTGCTCCTGCAGTTAGCTGGGAAGCTGATGGAGACTTGCATGACTTTGGACAAATTCCTCAGTCAGTACCTGCAACTCACCGCTTTGAGTTCACAAACAACGGAGATACTCCTTTGACAATATCTAATGTTAAGCCTAGCTGTGGTTGTACTGCCGCTAACTACACAACTGGATCTGTTCTTCCTGGACAAAAAGGTTTTGTAGAAGCTACTTACAATGCTGCTAGCCCTGGAGTATTCAGCAAGTCTATCACTGTTCGCTTCGGAGACGAGTTTCAGCCCATTAACCTGAGACTGAAAGGTGAAGTTAATACTGCTCAGTAG
- a CDS encoding TetR/AcrR family transcriptional regulator, with amino-acid sequence MGRKSKAKVRQKEILSHFYDVIIDEGFEGASIAKIAKRMDVNPSLLIHYFSTKDAMVVGLMDHIVSTYSAQLFPDFSKVTDPAERWEDVIDVSSRIQWDRIMNSTVFFSFYTLALRMPEIKQRFNALYDGILETLTDEIGQASKAGVIKVDSPSQAAEKMVSIIEGYNFYYNLKPDGDDADKRAEVLKGVLSGLFA; translated from the coding sequence ATGGGAAGAAAAAGCAAGGCAAAAGTCAGGCAAAAGGAAATTCTGTCTCATTTCTATGACGTTATCATAGATGAAGGTTTTGAAGGGGCCTCCATAGCAAAGATCGCAAAACGTATGGATGTAAATCCAAGTTTGCTGATCCACTATTTCTCCACGAAAGATGCGATGGTAGTAGGATTGATGGACCACATTGTGTCCACCTATTCGGCTCAACTATTTCCGGACTTTTCCAAAGTTACAGACCCAGCAGAACGGTGGGAGGATGTCATTGATGTGAGTTCCAGAATCCAATGGGATAGAATCATGAATAGTACAGTGTTCTTTAGTTTTTATACACTGGCTCTCAGGATGCCCGAGATCAAGCAAAGATTCAATGCCCTTTATGATGGCATTTTAGAAACACTCACTGATGAAATTGGCCAGGCTTCTAAAGCAGGAGTTATAAAGGTCGATAGCCCTAGCCAGGCTGCTGAAAAAATGGTATCAATTATAGAAGGTTATAATTTTTACTACAATCTCAAACCAGATGGAGACGATGCTGATAAACGAGCAGAAGTTCTCAAAGGTGTTTTGAGTGGGCTTTTTGCCTAA
- a CDS encoding parallel beta-helix domain-containing protein has translation MKIYLLLLISFFGIFSISVGQNAVEKEIQTRLILAEDGERIQIPEGTHSISKTLSLDEKTNVIIEGAGMDKSTLTFKSQKEGAEGLRITNSKNIIIRNLTIQDASGDNIKAMNVDGISFENVKVEWTGKPKKTNGAYGIYPVSCKKVLIDGCEAIGASDAGIYVGQSHDIVVRNSRAYRNVAGIEIENSTLADVYNCEATENTGGILVFDLPDLPKKKGGNVRVYKNKVYNNNYKNFAPKGNIVGTVPPGTGIMILATNNVEVYDNEISNNRTAGTSIVSYFMSERKINDKEYYPYPTGIYIHDNSYERERKRPTFKSKIGLLLFSKFKKDVPDILYDGIIDPETLNADGTVKDEYKICIVNNKGAKFANLDAENDFKGISKDMAPHDCGCEPLKAPTVVSR, from the coding sequence ATGAAAATATACTTATTACTACTCATTTCTTTTTTCGGTATTTTCTCGATTTCGGTGGGTCAAAATGCAGTAGAAAAAGAAATTCAGACTCGTTTAATTCTCGCTGAAGATGGCGAACGTATTCAAATCCCTGAAGGCACACATTCTATATCAAAAACCCTGAGCCTGGATGAAAAGACCAATGTAATCATTGAAGGAGCGGGTATGGACAAAAGTACGTTGACATTCAAATCCCAAAAAGAAGGTGCTGAAGGCCTGCGGATTACCAATTCAAAAAATATTATTATCCGTAACCTGACCATCCAGGATGCTTCTGGTGATAATATAAAAGCCATGAATGTAGATGGCATTAGCTTTGAAAATGTAAAGGTAGAGTGGACCGGAAAACCTAAAAAGACCAATGGAGCGTATGGCATCTATCCGGTTAGCTGTAAGAAAGTCCTGATTGATGGATGTGAAGCTATTGGAGCAAGTGATGCCGGAATATATGTCGGACAATCGCATGATATTGTCGTAAGAAACTCCAGGGCTTATCGCAATGTGGCAGGTATAGAGATAGAAAACTCAACATTAGCAGATGTTTATAATTGCGAAGCAACCGAAAATACCGGTGGGATACTCGTTTTTGACCTCCCTGACCTTCCCAAGAAAAAAGGAGGCAATGTGCGTGTTTATAAAAACAAGGTCTATAACAATAACTATAAGAACTTCGCCCCCAAAGGAAATATCGTAGGAACAGTACCTCCCGGTACAGGTATCATGATTTTGGCTACCAATAATGTGGAGGTCTATGATAATGAGATAAGCAATAACCGGACAGCAGGTACCTCAATTGTGAGTTATTTTATGTCTGAGAGGAAAATCAATGATAAGGAATACTATCCTTATCCAACCGGCATATACATTCACGATAATTCCTATGAGAGAGAGAGAAAGCGTCCTACCTTTAAAAGTAAAATAGGGCTCCTCTTATTTTCCAAATTCAAAAAAGATGTACCAGATATCCTCTATGATGGTATCATTGATCCTGAAACCCTGAATGCAGATGGAACTGTAAAAGATGAATACAAAATCTGTATTGTAAATAACAAAGGAGCAAAATTTGCTAACCTGGATGCTGAGAATGATTTCAAAGGAATCAGCAAGG